From the Gossypium hirsutum isolate 1008001.06 chromosome A02, Gossypium_hirsutum_v2.1, whole genome shotgun sequence genome, the window AAAACTGAATTCTGGGTTTTCAGTGGGATGATCATTGCTGCTGTTTCCTCCAACTACTGCTTGCAAATCCCAGTTCTCCATTTACAATATTAACTCATCAATATATGAAGAAAAGCAAGGATATGAGAGGAAATTTTAAAACAGGCCATTTGCCTATATATCGGTAACAAGGATGgagattttttcttcttcttattattattaaaatattttattttgcttgaaattaagcgccaatatatgtaaatatggtgTTGCATTTCCACTGAGTTGACTTTTTGAAAAGTCAAACTGGTTGCTCGTTATTGGCCTTTTCGGTGGCTTCTTTCACTGGTTATACTATAACCAAACGATGTCGGTGTgaaatgaaactttatttttaattttttaatcttttactcGGTAAAGTATTATGGAGGATATTTGTATTAGAAGTAAAAAAATTGCcaaattcatttttatatattattttaaatagtaaattagttattttattaaatatttcaatctaattttattgttaaaaattaatttttatattttagcatgAGATATATCATGTGTTACTGTCTAGTTAATTCGTCAACTTTGATTGAAcgtataaaattaatttatccaaTTCTTTAGCAGAAAGAGATTGTTTATACAAAAAtctatttaatacttttttacCTCTTTAATTTGGTGgttctaattttataatattattaataaatcagcataaattataatttaatttaaacatttggccaatatctaaattttctcatataatcattttaataaatactATCAgcttataaaagtaaaataattgaataaaaattaaaattttacatatttaatagAGGAAAAAAAGCATAATTAGAGAAAAAACCATTTTAATCCaatttcttaataaaatattaaattgcatCTTGCTAACCGATTTATTTGTGAGAAATAATGATTTAGAAATATTGGGGATGTAAGTTAATAATCATTTACTCACTTCTCAACCtttggaaattaaaattttagagcAAATCTTTTATATTTGGCtttaaactagaaaaaaaaatatcaaagtaGTCaagtaattcaattttaataaaaaataatatttaattcgaATTATAAATTgctttttttcattaaaattactGACGAGTCTTTAAATAATGATGTAGTGAGTGACTTGATGGTTGATGATGCCATAGCTAAGATGTGGATAAggtggaaatttaaaaaaaaaatcttaaaggattctaaaattttattaaaaaaattctaaaattttattaaaatataaatattttaaaaattatagaaaaatataaatattattaacattactcaaaaattatagaaattataaataattaattaattactagtCTTTTTTACTTTCACTCATACGCTATTTGACATCATATATCAAATTTTCTTGTATTACCCCTCCTCAACCAAAATTATTACTCATTCATCACTTACAAAACATTAATCTTATCGTCACTTAAGCCCCTCACTCGGCAACCCACACACCACTATAACCATTTAAACTCTCCATTTTCTTATTACTGAAACCAAGCACTATAGACCtacaaaatctaaaaaattctctatagtttttatactttaaattttataaccttttaataatttttaatcatttttaatataactttttataacttttcatagtttttataaatttttaattaattttttaaagtttttgtaatattataatttttataatatattaaatttttatatttctcataactttttataattttcctctaatatttatatatctcttctaatttatttataattttcaaacaatccatttaatttttctaaaatctttataatcttttaattttgataatatttaataATGTTTAGGTTTAACTCTGAAAAAAACTccacttaaaataattaaaaaattaatttattttttataaaatacttaaaaataaatttaaattatcatgTAAGCTGTTATTCCAATTTTTTCATGTCAACTACAACCATAGTTGTCAGgtcaatacatatatttttttatgaaaagttatattttaagagtttaattgagtacaatttataaattgaaaagtttaatttttttgttaagggttgaattgatttttaattattttatgatagttatttttttttcctttttgactTTTAAGTTAAGATAATTTACCAAAGTTATATACAGGGTCAATTCTATTTTCCGATTATAAATTAgtctctaaattttaaaatattataattaaatcgtCGAAGTATTAGTATGGTTTCAATTAAATCATTCTGTTAGTCTCATTATTGATTTtagctttaaaatttaaatttgatgtaagtcatattttaaaaaaaacatatcaaattGTAAACATATATATACCTATAACATGAACGACTTGAATCTAATGTTTCAAGAATAAGAGATAACTTTcttaaaataacattttctatcCTAAACTGCTGACAAGTACACTCATGTTCTTAAAATGCTCCACATAAGATACAAATAggtattttaaagtttaaaaacacgattagattaatataataatatgatattttgaaattttaaataaaatattttgaagtttaaaaattaatttaaaatacagTAGAGAGATATTGATATGGAAATGTTAAGAGTTAATATTAATAACTAAAGTGGAGTATGGCTATGTCATAACCCCCATATGTTTCCACTTGCCACCATGTATATAGGGGGCATTGCCATGTTTGGTCCCTATTCTCATAGACTCATTGAAACCATAGGCTTCCATTTTTCAACATTCTCTCTTTCCATTTAGGTCCAGTTTTACATAATCCATGAACCATGATCCAATCCTGTCTTGATCAGATCAAAAACAATTGCTAGCAGAGGATCACAATTACGgtcaagatttaaaaaaaaagaaaaaagaaagtcaaAGTCAAAGGAAGAAGCTATATGTGGAATGTATATGAGGAGTAGCTATCTGCATGCAACTTGCAAAGGGCAAACAAACACTTACTGTGTCAACACTCTCCATTTGCAGCACTGCAAAAGATAGTGCATGCATTATAGCTATATATAGGCTTTGAGCTTTTTAGTAGTGTGAGAGGGGAATGGCTTACGGGTCTTTGGCTATCAACATTTTGTAGAAACCAAAAATATATTGCTTGAACTGCAGGGAAACTCCATAGAATGGAAGCTTTTttggtttttggaccacaaaaAAAGGCCACCACTTAACCTATGggattttttccctttttatatttattcagaATTTAGCCCTTGAAttacatttatttttcatttcggtACCTAATTGTTTTTTTCGAACTTTATACTTAAAACAATCATTTTTGTCTCAATTTACCCTACAAAATATAGATGACACCACCTACCATATGTCGCGTTCTTAAATGGCATTGAGCTTCTTGAGTAAACTAGAACAAAACAATAGTTTAAATCATTGTTGCTGGAAGGGGATCAAATCAATAATCGATTGATATATCAGTCCGAGCAAAGAGTTGAACTGGTTTTTAAGCGAACCACTCAGAATCGGTTGAACCAGGCTAAAAATTCAATTGAaccaattttctctatttttaataatttatttaattaaaatcagATGAACCAGTTGAATCAGTAATTTGATTGATTCAGTGATTTAACCAATGGTCCGATTTTTAAAAACCTTATTTAAATACCAAATGGATCAAAATAAAGTTGAAgtatggtaaaagtatcatggaggcccctATACTAGGAGTCATATTACATTTTGTcccatttactcaaaaaatgggtaaattagttaATGTACGTTAAATCAATAAGCAAACtggtcatttctgttaaaaaatttatcaattaaaaattagtgTAGATAACAAAATAACTACATAGTTACGTGTGACATGCCACATGTACTTCAAGTTGACGTacatgaattaatttttaatagtaaaaatagatgaattttttaacagtaataccaatttgctttttgatctaatatataatgACTAATTTGTTCACTTTTTAGTAGAAAAGGAAAAATGCAACCTGACTCCTAGTACAATGACAtccatgatacttttacaatttaagtactaaaataaaaaattagatttaattcatAGGCTAAATCGTGAATTAAACCATTCTTTTCCTTGTCACTTTTGTCGTCATATTCATCATCCCGCTGCAATTTGGTTTCTAAATAATTTTCCTAGTAACCAAACAGTAAGCTAAATCCCCCCATCTATTTCTTGCAAATTGGCCCTGTTTAAGCGAAAAACTGATGGGGGTTAGTCCTTTTTGTAAAgtatataaaaaggaaaaaagatacAGCAGCAGCAGGAAATGTTGAACGAATCCCAATTGCAAGAATTTTCCTCATTTTTTCCGCGTGGTACAGTCCCAATCACCAAAAGAAACAGCtttcatttcattattcaaagaTTTTGCAACCGACGTTTGAAGTTAATTTATGTTAtaataatgttttataatatattatataatggTACTTGTTATATCCATACATGTTAAGATATGTAGCAAGTTAAAAATATGCTTAAACAGTGAGCCTATAACCAACAAAACCAACAAAATGGGAGGTCATTTGTGAGCTCACCCTCCTAGAATAACTGCCCAGGCAACAAATGACTTAAAGCATGAATTCTTTTGGTCACCAAACATAATATGAGCTCAACTGCTTTATCCCATTACATTATTTATCTTGTTATAGATATTTCCATCCCATCGAAAATATTCCTCCCACGCCCTCCATAATAATAGTTAGATGACAAGCCCAATATGTTAACACCATATTACACGAAGTTCTTGCTTATAAATATCCCTAGAAATGATGAAGGAATGATCGATCCTTCAACATACCAAGTCTGCACCTTGCCAACAGTTTCATCCCTTAAAACCTACAAGCTATCTTTACGGTCATTTTTCTTAACCTCCAACTCTCCGTCCCCCGTCCCAATCGAGTGTACCAATTTCCACAACTATCTCTCTCCCTCAGTACTCCTTGTTGTGTCACTACATAATACAAATATTAATTGTAAACATCTGGGCATCTTTTTGGCATTTAGGAGGAATTAACTAAAATAGCTGCAAATATCTAGAACTTTTAGGTCCATTTGCATAgaagataaaattgaaaaataaaaatatctataaCATTGAAATTATCATAAAGGTAAGGGTAAAGTGGATTACAATAAagaaaaacattaaataaaaataaaaaaattatttgaaaattttaaaaaaataatgttattaaatggtttatttcagagattgaaaatgagtaaCATttacttttttctaatttttaggttttattaacaatttaacttctttatattgaatttttttttttgtgtaaaaaaGATATCTAAATTATCGACAAAAAAGAACGTGATTAATAGCATACACTTACCTTTTTgaagtaaaatgaaattaaatactgTGCGCACATTTATTGCTAGAGATGATTAAAACTCCATGATATACTCAAGTTAAAAAGATTTGATTTCAACCTATTACGTCTTCTACCCCAATTTGTAAACTTACCATGATaccaaaattagaaaataataaattttttataataatttaaaaaccgcATTCACTAAAAAAAAACCATGGATTAAATGAAATAATGTCATCAAAACAAAACCgctaattttcaattcaattgatTTGATTAGTTTAACCAATtcagttgaataaattatttaaaaatataaaaaattagaaaataaaaaccaTTCAGCTGGTCCAACCTCCTAATTCAACTAATTCACAAATCAAATAATCCAACCACATATTCAAGACAATACCCAAGCAGGTTCCCTGTCCAGCCCAGTTCTGGAAACTGTGACATGAAATCCAAAGGTACCTTAAGGGCAGATTGGCCACACTCGACTTGATCTATAGATTAAACCCAAGCCGATTATTACTTGGATGCTTCTTTGTAATCAAGACCTTTTATTGAATGCCGATATATTTCTCCTTCCAGATTTTGCCACTTCTAGCACTGGGTCTATCACTGCTATTGATCTCTTTGCAACTAATAATACAACTTAAAAACAGTTTTACCAGTTTCAGGCTTTAGGCAGAACTTAATTTTGTTTGACATGACTGTTTTACACAAACCTACCTACAAAATTGACATTAAcacaatattataatataaatgcACTAATTTAGTCTCACAGCGTATAGTGGCTgttgaaattttatcaaaatcGTATCATAAGTTGATTACCAGCTTCTAGATGTAAGACTCACTCGCTTTCCCTCAACAGAAAACTTGCTACTACCTTCAAGCTGCGGAAAAAACCAAAAGATATCAAATTTCCAAACCCAAAAGCGATGAAAAAAGTTAACGAAATGTTAATAAAATTGGAAAGTAACGCTTTTAAGAGATGAGCGAACCTTTCGCTTTAAGTAGGCaatagcatctttctttgtaGAAAAGCTGGAAAAAACCGAAGTTGACTGTTCATCAATAAGAATTTTCAGCTGTTTCAGCTTTAATGAATCTCCAGGTACCTGAAGTAGAAAGATGCCTTTTAATTACTGAAAGACTTGGGACCACGATTTTGAACAGCTTGCATTTTAGATCAAGTACCTGACAAAGAAGCCGTTTACACAGCTTTTTCAACCTTAGTTTTGGCTCATCAGCTTTCTCTGTTTCTAATGCATTTTCACGCATTCGTTTTGCTGGAGGACCAACATCATCAGAATCCTCACCACCACTATCGCTGAATGATGTCTTTTTCCCCTGAAAGTGAACTCCAGCTACTTTCTTTGGTCGGTCTTTAATGCCCAGACCTTGCTTTCCAGTTGTGGCTTTATCCTGAAATTTTggaacaaaatatattttttcatttctttgaTCTCCTATTCTCCAGCATGATACTAGACTCACATAACAAAAACGCATGTAGAATGATCAATTGGCACACTGTTCACAAGATCATGACAGTTTCATCTTCGGATGAAGGTTAAAAAAGACATGGAATTATAGTTTTTCTTTTCATCATACAAATAACTTTAGCACAGTTTTCATACCCCAAAAAAAGTCAATTCGCAAAGACTTACTTGCACAAGTTTGTAGAGATTCTCTTGGTCATCTTCATAAAATACAGTTCTCTCAGTAGAATTTTTAGCCTCTCCAGTTTTTATTGATTTCCTTCGGGTAGTTTCTCCCAGAAAACCTCCAGAAACAAATCCATATTTAAAGCCCCACCATTCTGGAGAAACACTTTCAACTTTATTTCCTACAACAAAGAGCCAAGTTATTTCATAAATGATCAACAGCAGACAGCTGCAGGCAGCAAAAAGAAATGAATTACAGAAAAGAGGCCAAGAATATCCTTTGCCAGCAAAGGGCTGAGCCCTTCAGGTACAAGATAATATACTCCGAGgaaaagtattttaaataaaaagtccaGCCTGGCTTTCATCCTTTAATATTACTGCATAGACCATAAACACTAGAAATTTCTGAACTATGTAACACAAAGGAAAATACAACTTACTGCAAGAATTCATCCAAGTTTTTCAATATGAGCTTGAGTTTATTTGAAGCATTTACCTTCAGTGGAAAAATCATTTGTTTCAGTTGTCTCTATGACCTCCATTTCAGCAACCACGTCAGGATTTACCTGTGGTGACTCCTCAACCTTTTTGGCCTATTGCAAAACATCTATGGGTAAATACAGTGATTgtttaaaccaaaaataatagtaaatgtTAGTTAGGCATCAAATCAAATGCTAATTCCAAGGGAAAAAAATCTATCTACAAATAGGAATTGATAATTCTATCAAAGAAGACATACAAAGTGCTTTAAAAACCATTTTGATTTCCATATAAGGTTGTGTTTATTACTGAACCACTATGTTTTAACAGTGCTTTGTTTTTCTACCTTTTCTAACTCATGACATCTAGAGTTTGTTCAAAAAGTCAAGTGACTCCATGGTGAAAGTAACATGGTATCTGCCTCTCGTGCTAATATGAAACGAAGACCAAATCAATCAAGTATTAAACAATTATCTTCACAAATCACAGCCAGAAAGACAACTATTCTAGATTTAACTTATCCTTGAGCTCATTTATATTTCTAACCACGAAAATCTTGTTATGATTACGGT encodes:
- the LOC107952125 gene encoding G-patch domain-containing protein 1 isoform X2, giving the protein MAAPEAPLCYVGVARQSAAFRLMKQMGWEEGEGLGKDKQGIKGHVRVKNKQDTTGIGLDKPNPWAFDTAQFDSILKGLKVKQAVQTNDEAEKNENQVETKRDEPNDTEEQVVKATRPQGRYKKRERGKLVHAYSSKDLEGILAKKVEESPQVNPDVVAEMEVIETTETNDFSTEGNKVESVSPEWWGFKYGFVSGGFLGETTRRKSIKTGEAKNSTERTVFYEDDQENLYKLVQDKATTGKQGLGIKDRPKKVAGVHFQGKKTSFSDSGGEDSDDVGPPAKRMRENALETEKADEPKLRLKKLCKRLLCQVPGDSLKLKQLKILIDEQSTSVFSSFSTKKDAIAYLKRKLEGSSKFSVEGKRVSLTSRSW
- the LOC107952125 gene encoding G-patch domain-containing protein 1 isoform X1, which produces MAAPEAPLCYVGVARQSAAFRLMKQMGWEEGEGLGKDKQGIKGHVRVKNKQDTTGIGLDKPNPWAFDTAQFDSILKGLKVKQAVQTNDEAEKNENQVETKRDEPNDTEEQVVKATRPQGRYKKRERGKLVHAYSSKDLEGILAKKVEESPQVNPDVVAEMEVIETTETNDFSTEGNKVESVSPEWWGFKYGFVSGGFLGETTRRKSIKTGEAKNSTERTVFYEDDQENLYKLVQDKATTGKQGLGIKDRPKKVAGVHFQGKKTSFSDSGGEDSDDVGPPAKRMRENALETEKADEPKLRLKKLCKRLLCQVPGDSLKLKQLKILIDEQSTSVFSSFSTKKDAIAYLKRKLEGSSKFSVEGKRVSLTSRSCDTTRSTEGER